GTGAAATAAATTTTCATAAAATAAAAGGACCCCTGCTTATAAATGTATGGGGATCCTGGTGTGAAGGATGTAAGCAGGAGATGCCCTATTTTGTTGAGCTATATCAAAGCCAATTATTTAAAAACGGACAGATCCAGATGCTTGGCATAAATGTTGAAGAAAAATCTAATAAGGACGCTATTGATTACATTCAAAAAAGCGGGATGAGTTGGCCAAATCTTGAAGATTCAAGTGGAGTTTCAAAATCAATATTTGGGCCAGGCGTTCCGGTTACCTGGTTTATCGATGAAAATGGCAAAAATATAGAAACTAAAATTGGGGCTTACACAAATAAAAAGCAATTATTCAATCAAGTTGAAAAAGCTTTTGGAGTTAAGTTATGAATTACTTTGATCTGTTAATTGTTTTAGTCCTATTAATCGCTTTTTATAGTGGATATAAAAATGGTTTGATCAAAACGATTTTTAGAACTGCTGGTTATGTTGCAGGTGGTGTAGCGGGATTGGCCTTGGCTGTTAAATACCTTGCAACCTGGGAGAGTCAAACCCAAAAAGTTGCTTTTGCATTACTTGCTATATTTATAGGAGCTTCAATTGGTGAGTTTTTGCTTGGCAAAATTGGGTCGTTGTTTCGCAAAATACTTTTTGTGCCACCCTTTAAACTTATTGATTCACTGGTAGGGGCGGCCATTTCAACACTTCGCGCAGCCTTTATTTTGTATTTAGTTGCAACACTGTTGGTCTTTTCATCCTGGAGCATCGCAGATAAATACATTAAACCTTCAAAACTTTATGATTATTCAGATTCTCATTTACCTTCAGTAATGAACGAGGTGAAAAGTGAGATTGTTAAGTTACTTGAAAAAGTAAACTAATCCTCACTCTTTCCAGTTTTTAACCCTTCAGAGATTAATTTCATTACATTTGGATCAGCAAGTGTTGTTGAATCTCCAACTACTCTATTTTCTGCCACATCCCGCAAAAGCCGGCGCATAATCTTGCCGCTTCTTGTTTTTGGCAACTCTGCTACGACCATTATTTGACGTGGTTTTGCAATTGGGCCAATTTGTTTTGCAACATGATCGCGAAGCTCCTTAACTAAAGCATCCCCCGTGGCTGATTCAATGCCACCTCTTAAAATAACAAATGCAACAATTCCTTGGCCAGTCATCTCATCCTTTGCGCCAACTACTGCAGCCTCTGCAATCACATCATGTGAGACTAATGCTGATTCAACCTCTGTGGTTGAGATTCGGTGTCCTGAAACATTCATAACATCATCTACTCGGCCCAATAACCAGATTGCGCCATCTTTATCTAACTTTGCGCCATCTCCTGCAAAGTAAACTCCTTCAAAACGTGACCAGTAAGTTTCTTTATAACGAATGGGTTCATTCCAAACACCACGCATCATTGAAGGCCAAGGTTTTGTTAAGACAAGATAACCACCTCTGCCATTGCCAACAGCTTTACCTTCATCATCAACAACTTCAGCTGAAATACCAGGAAGGGCCTTCATGGCACTGCCTGGTTTTGTTGCAGTAACTCCAGGTAATGGTGAGATCATGATTGCGCCAGTCTCTGTCTGCCACCAAGTGTCAACAATTGGGCAATTATTTTTTCCAATTACCTCTCGATACCACATCCATGCTTCAGGGTTAATTGGTTCACCAACTGAACCAAGTAAACGCAGGGATGAAAGATTAGATTTGTTTGGATATTCATCTCCCCATTTCATCCAAGTTCTAATCAAAGTTGGTGCGGTATATAAGATACTGACTTTGTATTTCTCAATTAATTCAAATAATCGCCCTTTACTTGGGGTGTCGGGCGTTCCTTCATAAATCAGCTGTGTTGCACCATTTATTAATGGTCCATAAACCACATAAGAATGGCCGGTAATCCAACCAATATCTGCTGTGCACCAGTAGATGTCTTTCTCAGTCTTTAAATCAAAAACTGCATGATGGGTGAATGCTGCTTGCGTTAAATAACCACCAGTAGTGTGATAAACACCCTTGGGTTTTGCTGTAGTTCCTGAGGTGTAGAGAATAAATAAGCCATTTTCTGAGTCAAAGAACTCACACTCATGCTTACCCGATTGTTTATCAACAAGCTCATGCCACCAAATATCTTTTGAAGTATCAAACTTAGTTTCTTGTCCAGTGCGTTTTACCACTAAAACATTTTTAACATTTGTCTCACCCTTAAGCGCTTCATCAACTGCAGGCTTTAGTGCAAATGGCGCGCCTTTTCTAAATCCACCGTCGGCGGTAATGACTAAGGAGGCATCAGCATCTTGAATTCGAGAAAGCAATGAGTCGGCTGAAAATCCGCCAAAAACTACAGAGTGCATCGCACCTAACCTGGCACAAGCAAGCATTGCAATCGCCGCCTCTGGAATCATCGGCATATAGATCGCAACTCGATCTCCTTGTTTAATTCCCAGCTCTTTTAAAGCATTTGCAGCTTTGCAAACCTTTGATAATAGATCTGCGTAGGTAATTGTTTGAGTATCTCCTGGTTCACCTTCGAAGTAGAAAGCAACTCGATCCCCCCTGCCTTCAATTACATGTCGATCTAGGCAGTTATAGGAAGCGTTTAACTTTCCACCAATAAACCATTTAGCAAAAGGTAGTTGCCAATCAACAACTTGATTCCATTTTTGGTTCCAATGCAATCTATTTGCTTGTTTTTCCCAAAAAGCTAATCGATCTGTATCTGCCTCTTTATAAATATCACTTTTTGCATTTGCATTATCAATAAAAGTTTGTGAAGGCAGGAAGGTGCGATCTTCATAAGATAGGTTTTCAAAAGATTCACTACTCATAGTAAGGCTGAGGTTATCAGCGATAAGTTTTCCCCACTAGAAGGAGATTAAATTTTTTAGTGCCAGCCTTTAGATAGGCTAGATGAATCTGATAAATCCCATGCAATTTAAATAAAAAGAAATGGAGCTTTATGTTAACTGGCACTTTAATCACCTTAATTACCCTGCTGGAGCGACTACTCGCCTCCGGCACATTAACCATGGCCCTTTCGGCGTTGTTTAAAAAGGCGTTGCTTCTGCTTGGTGCCTACTAGGGCAGATTTAACGCATGCATTGGGGCGGTGATTTCTAAAACCGCCCCAAATGTGGTGGAATTGGACGTAATCCCGTAAGGAAATTACAACTAAAAAGGTTTTAAGCAAAGTGGCTCACCTTTAAAGTTACTAATAATGGGAGAAGAAGATGCCAGCTGTTGTTTTACTTGGTGCGCAGTGGGGCGATGAGGGCAAGGGAAAAGCAACCGATTTATTAGGCGATCGAGTTGATTATGTAGTCCGCTATCAAGGCGGCAACAACGCAGGACACACAGTTGTAATCGGTGATCAAAAGTATGCACTCCACTTACTTCCTTCTGGAATTTTATCTCCAAATGTAGTTCCAGTTATTGGTAACGGTGTAGTGATTGATCCAGCAGTATTACTGGAGGAGATTAAAGGTTTAAATGAGCGAGGTATAAATACCTCAAAACTTAAAATTTCAACTAACGCGCATTTGATAACACCGTATCACCGCACAATCGATAAAGTCTCAGAACGGTTTTTAGGAAAATCAAAGATTGGCACAACGGGGCGTGGAATTGGGCCAGCATATGCTGACAAGATAAATCGAATTGGAATTAGAGTTCAAGATCTATTTGATCAATCTATTTTAAAGCAGAAGATTGAAGCAGCCCTGCATGATAAGAATCAGATTTTAGTCAAGGTTTTTAATCGCAAGGGAATTACAGTTGATGAGGTAATCAATGAGTATTTGGGCTATGCCGAAATTTTAAAGCCGTACGTCACAGATACATCGCTGCTTTTAGATCAAGCCTTGCAACAGGGTAAAGTCGTATTGCTTGAAGGTTCACAAGGAACATTATTAGATGTTGATCATGGAACTTATCCCTTTGTTACATCCTCCAACCCAACTGCAGGGGGAGCATCTACTGGTTCTGGAATTGGTCCAACAAAGATCACACGCGTAATTGGAATTCTTAAGGCATACACGACTCGAGTTGGCAGTGGTCCATTTCCAACTGAGTTATTTGATGAAGATGGTGAGGCGCTTAGAAAAATTGGTGGCGAGGTAGGTGTTACAACTGGACGTAATAGACGCTGTGGTTGGTTTGACGCACCAATTGCCAGATATGCAGTTCGAGTAAATGGCTTAACTGACTTCTTCTTAACAAAGTTAGATGTATTAACTGGTTGGGAGAAGATTCCAGTTTGTGTTGCATATGAAATTGATGGCAAGCGAGTGGATGAGCTACCTGCTTCACAATCTGATTTTCACCATGCCAAGCCAATATATGAGCACCTGCCCGGCTGGAAAGAGAGTATTTCAAAAGCAAGATCTGTTGCAGATCTACCAAAGAATGCTCAGGAGTATGTGAAATTTTTAGAGAAGATTTCAGGGGCACCAATGAGCGCTATAGGTGTTGGCCCGGGAAGGGATGAAACAATTGTGGTGAGGGACTTAATCAAATGAGTATCACGCCAAATGTATTAGCAACAAGGTATGCCACTAAAGAGATGGTGGCAATCTTTGATCCAATCAATAAAATCATTAATGAACGTAAGTTTTGGATAACCATTCTTAAACTTCAACAAAAAGCTGGGCTACCAATCACAGATAGTGATGTAAAAGCGTATGAAAAAGTAATCGAAAAAGTTGATTTAGATTCGATTGATAAGAGAGAGATGAAAACTCGCCATGATGTTAAGGCGCGGATTGAGGAGTTTAACGCACTCGCTGGAGTTGAAAAAATTCATATTGGTCTAACAAGCCGTGATTTAACTGAAAACATTGAACTGATCCAGATTAGAGCAGGCCTTGAATTAATTGAATTTCGAGTCTTACAAACCTTATTTTTACTGGGCGAGAAGATATCTAAGTATGAAAAAACTTATATGGTGGGTAGATCTCACAATGTTGCAGCTCAGGTGACTACATTAGGTAAGCGATTTGCATCATGCGCCGAGGAGTTGTTATTTGCTCATGCTGCACTACAAGAATTAATTGCTCGCCTGCCACTTCGTGGCATAAAAGGCCCAGTTGGCACATCCCAAGATGCATTAGATGCGATGGGCAAGGATTTTGCCAATCTAGAGAAAAGTATTGCTGATGAGTTTGGATTTGAAAACACTTGGGCCTCAGTCGGTCAGATTTATCCAAGATCAGTTGATTTTGAGGTTGTATCTAAGTTATTGCAGATTGCATCCGCGCCATCATCTATGGCAACCACAATTAGATTAATGGCAGGAAGCGGCTTAGTAAGTGAAGGTTTTAAAGCAGGACAGGTTGGATCCTCTGCTATGCCTCATAAAATGAACTCCAGATCTTCTGAACGTATAAGTGGCATGATGGTTTTACTTCGTGGCTATAACAACATGGCTGCAGATCTAGCTGGGGATCAATGGAATGAAGGAGATGTTTCATGCTCTGTAGTTAGAAGAGTGGTAATTCCTGACTCTTTTTATGTTTTAGATGGTTTGCTTCAAACCTTTATGACCATCTTGCAGGAGTTCGGCGCATTTGAAGAAAAGATAAAAGATGAATTAGATGAACAACTTCCACTTCTTGCTACAACAAAGTTACTAATGGAGTGCGTTAAAGCAGGTATGGGTCGGGAGCTAGCTCATCAGGTAATTAAAAAACATTCAACAATTACTGCTCCACGTGAGTTGTTCGCCGCCATTGCCAGTGAAAAAGAGTTTCCGCTCTCGTTGGACCAGATGAATAAACTGATTCAAAACCCATCTGATTTTGCCGGCCTTTCGATTGAGCAGACAAATAAGGTGAAAGATATGATCAAATCCCAAATCAATGGAAAGATTTCAAAGGTTGAATTAACCGATCTTCGATGAGTCAAGATTCTGATATAAAGAGCCAGGTTAAAAAGATTCTAAAAGTTGTTGAACAAATTGCTCCAGGCAAATTGGTAGAGTTAAGAATTCCTCCCTACGCTGCGATTCAATGCGTAGAAGGCGGCAATCATCGCCGAGGAACGCCACCCAATGTGGTTGAAATGGCGAGTGAAACATTAATAAATCTGGTGAAAGAGCCAGCAAATTGGGAGACTTTTTGCAATCAAGGCTTAATTTCAGCCTCAGGCACAAGCTCGAATTTATCTCAACTCTTTGAAGAGGTTAGTAAACTAATGGAAAGTCTTAATGGAGGAATAAATGGCTAGTAAGTCTAAGCGGGCCAGAATGGCGCCTAAAGAGAATTTACAAAGAAAATTCCTGTTGTGGGCTATTGCAGTATTTTTCGTTAAATTAGCAATAATTTTTAGAATTCAAGGAATGAATGCAGGCTCAGGTGATCGAGTTTATTTCGTTGACGGAGCTTGGCTTGGCGCTGATGGTGAGAATTATCTAATGGGCTATAACGCCCTATTAAAGGATGGAGTATTTTCCACAGAAAGCATTCTTAATTATTGGCCAGCTGGATATCCCTTGGTTTTATTGTTTTTATCGATTCTAGGCAAAAGTTGGGCGCTTACAACCTTATCTATAGTTCAGTCAGCAATCTTTTCATATGCTGCATATTTTTTTGCTTCACAAATATCAAAAACTAGATTAAAGAAATTTGCATTTCTAGCTTTTTTGTTAGTAATTTTCAACCCAACCTTATCGCTGAGCTCAATAGCAGTTGGTTATGAAAGCTTTACAGCTTCAGGAATACTTATTGTTGTCGGCTTGATCATAAAAGATTTTATTGAAAAAGATGACAAAAAGTTCTTTAAGTATTTGATTATTAGTTCAATTGTTGTCGGCATACTTTCATTTATGCAGCCAAGGCTAATTGTTACTGGAATATTACTAAATGTATTTTGGATTATTACTCGTAAAGGCGTTAAGGCTAGCTCACTTGCAGTAGTCATAACTTTGGTAGTAACACTCTTTTTCCCTGCAACATTGGTGTATAGAAACAATCAAGCGATTGGAATTAACAGTATTTCGACAAACCTGGGTGTAACCATGAATATTGGCGCTGGTGATAACGCCACGGGTGGATATATGAAAGAAGGGTATGGAGTTGAGTGTGACTTATCAGGGACTTCTGCGCAGCAGGATAACCAAAGAACTAGGTGTGTACTAAATTGGTATCTAAACAATCCCACGAAGGCAATTGAGCTTTTTTACAATAAATCAGTTTACTTTTGGTCACCATGGTATGGACCATCAGCAAACGGCACCATGGCAAGAAATCCGTGGCTCACCATTAATCCATTAAAAAACATTGCAACTACGCAGGATGGTTTTAATATTGTTTATGGTGGATTTGGAAAAGTAATTTCTTGGCTCTGGCTACTTGGTGGATTGACACTATTACTTTATGGATATTTCACCCTCTGGCGTCATAATTTACTTGAAAAATTTATAGGTAATTTGGCTATGGTTGCAATTACCACTAACTGGTTGATTACCCTGTTCACAATTGGGGATCACCGCTTTCGAATTCCAATCATGGGAGTGAGTCTTTTCCTTCAGGCAATCGGCCTTAAAACCCTTTTTAGTGGGGGAAAAGCTCCGATGGTTGATGGCCCAGCTTTGCGATAATCTACCCGCCTGATAATTGATTGAGTGTTGAAGGAGACCACAAATGGGACGTGGCCGTTCAAAAGCAAAACAAACAAAGGTTGCAAGAGATCTTAAGTACTCAAACCAAGATATGGATCTAGAGCGATTAGCAAAAGAGTTGCACGGTGAGGTAAAAAATGATGCAAGCTTTGATGATGAAGATCCATACAGTGAAGGTAGCAACACAACACGTGCTTAATTGATATGCGTCCTACCCCATATGTTGCATCCTTAAGAGTTTATGAACCGATAACTGTATTCATAAAATCAGATCAACTTAGATGGAATCAAATTCCAGTCACAACTCCAACAGGCAAAGATGAACAAAGTAGAGCCTTACGGCGAGTAATTGTGACAGAGCCACCTGCTCTTAAATTAGATGGTGCGCACATTTTAGAAATTGATGAGGAAAAATACATAGCTCCATGGTCAACAGCAGCTAGGTGCTGGGCTGCATTGGACGATTTTAAATCTTCAATGCCATTCACAATAAGTAATTTTTTTCTGCCAAAAGAAATTGAAAATGCACTTTCACTAAACTCTGAGAGTATTGAAGATAAGGTCTCTCATATAATTACTGCAACCTGGAGTATTCCACCACGTTGGTTTTCACTCTTTGAGCCTTCCGATCGAATTAGAGGCACCAATGATGATGGTGCTTACACAATTCTTCGAACCTCAATATCAAACGCAAAGCAGAGATGTTTATTTGCTCACCAAGCAGTAGTTAATGCTTTTGGCAATGGCCCAATTGAGCAAGAGATTGCAGATTTACTTGAATGGCTATCAATTTTTGATTCGAATTCAATTGTGGAGTGTGATTACGGAGGGTTAGCTATTTATCTTGAGAAATCTTTAATTGAAAATGGCCAACCAGGATTAAACGCGGATACTTCAATAGAGGATGTTGCTAGATCACTCGCTGGCTTAGCAGCAGGAGATGGCGCACTGGCAGGTCAGGGCTATGAGCGATTAGTTACTCGTTGGCGAAGAGTTGCTGCCTTTGAGCAGGCTATGTAGTTTCAAATACTTGTCATTTACTCTCCCAAACCACAATACTTGCCTCATAAGGTTTAAATCGGACATACTCACCAACTAACTTAAAAAGGGGCAACTTAAATGAACTCAGATCATGAGGTCTTATTAACCCCAGCTGAGGTTGCATCATTATTTAGAGTAGATCCAAAGACTGTCACCAGGTGGGCAAAATCTGGCAAGTTAACCTCAATTAGAACCTTAGGCGGACATCGAAGATATAAAGAGTCTGAAGTTAAAGCACTTCTTCTTAAAACAACTAGCAACAGTTAAAGAATGGATATCAATTAACCATGAGTCAAGAAAAAAACACTGGTGAAGATGCAAAGGCTAAAATGTTGGCAGCTCTAGCGAAAAAACAAAAAGGTAGTAACTCTGGCAAAAGCGCCGGGCCTACTTCAGGATCCAAGGTTGGCTCAGGGCAAACTGGTGGTTCAGCCCCAAAGATGCATAGACGCAAATCTGGTTCTGCTTAATTAACCTTATCTAGCCAAATGGGAATAACAAATACAGAGTACTTCTTACTGTTTGTGGTCTCCTATTTATTTGTGGGAGTTCTAACACCGGTAATGCGAAAGATTGCTATTGCCACAGATGTGGTTGATCGACCTAACTCATCTCATAAATCCCACAAGAAGCCTGTGCCTTATTTAGGTGGGGTTGCAATAATTATTGGAGTAATAACAGTTTCTTACTCAGCCTCTCTTTTCTCACAATTCACATCAAGTACTTTCTGGCTTGCTACCTCAGTTCTTGGCCCAGCATTATTGCTAGGACTTATTGGTTTATGGGATGACATAAAAAACTTACCTCCCTTACCTAGATTTATAGCCCAAACCTTGGCCGGTGTATTTACTGCCAGCATTTTGATAATTACAGACAATATTGGAAATCCAACGGGATCTTCTATTTTTGATTCAATAATTACAGTTGTGTGGATTGTTGGAATTTGTAATTCAATAAATTTCTTTGACAATTTAGATGGCGGGGCTGCAGGAACAGTTGCAATTTCATCTATTGCACTCGCTTACTTAGCTCTTAACGGTGATCAGTATTTGATTGCAGCACTCTCTGTAGTTACAGCTGGTTCTACCTTAGGGTTTTTAGTCTGGAATAAGAGTCCAGCCAAAATCTATATGGGAGATGCCGGGGCATTGTTTCTGGGAGTTTTGCTAGCTACTTTAACTGTTCGATTTGAACCAACCGCCCAAACACAAATTGGCTCATTTATGATTCCAGTATTTTTGCTTGCAATACCAATACTTGATACAACAGTTGCTGTACTTTCTAGAATACGAAGGCATCTTTCACCCTTCCAAGGTGGACAAGATCATCTATCTCATCGATTAATTAGATCTGGATTTTCTAGAAAACAATCTGCCTTTATTTTATGGACACTTTCCGCCTTTTTTGCCGGCTTTTCAATGATGCTTTCAAAACAATTCTTATTTAATGATATTTCGGTAGTTGGAATCGGAATTGTATTACTCGTAATTCTGCTTTTTGTTTTTTTCAAGCAACGTGATTCTTGAATCGATGAAAACCAAAAACATAAATCAGAAATCCCTTCTCAACATAAAACAGATATGCCTTAGATAAATCTGGGTTAATGCTTAACTTTAAGCATTGTGAAATACGCTATTATTGCTGAAATGGAGAAGTTGCGAGTAAAACTTGTAGGTGGTTTAGGAAACCAAATATTTGGATATATGGGGGGCTACTGGCTGGCCAGAAATCAGAATCGAATGCTAGTTTTAGATTTTTCAGAAATTTCCTATAATCATAGTGAATTTGATATAACTTCATTTAATCTGAATGCAGTCATTGAAAATCATAAAGGCATTAATCCTTTTAGGAACCTCGTTTCTCGAGTTAATTCTAGCTTCAATTTTAGGTCACCAAAAATTGCAAAGAGTCTAAGTTTTTTCACTGAAAAGTTTAGCGATCAAGGTTTTACATCAAATCAGAATTTCTTAACAAGCAAGAAAAATGTCGATGCTCGTGGTTATTTTCAAGATATGAAATACGTAGATTTTTTTTTAAAGGAAAATTCAAAACTAGAGTTAATTGAGGAAAACTCGAATTTAAATTCTCTGAAAAAATTGATAAATAAGCCTAATCAAATTGCAGTGCATATAAGACGAGGAGATTTTTTATCCTTGAAGGATTATCATGGTGTTTTAGACATTAGCTGGTACATCAAAATTTTAAATCAGCATGAAACTTCCAACTCAGAACCATACGATCTTTGGTTATTCACAAATGACAAAAACTGGGCCGAAGAGAAATTTTCAAATCTTAAACAGCAAAATTGTAGGCAAATATTCGTAGTTACTGATGAAATCTTGCCAGATCCGGCCACAAGTTTTCTTCTTTTCTCGGAGGCGCCTATCAAAATTTGTGCTAATAGTACTTTTTCAATTCTTAGTAGCAGAATGGGAAGTGGTGTTGTATACGTGCCAAAAAGCATTACAAGAAGTGGAACTCAGAAAGATTTAGAGGCAAGTCTACCTATTGATTGGCTTAAAGTTGATCCAGTATGGGAGATATAAATGTTTTGTATAGAAATACACCACTAAGCGGGGCTGAATTTTCACCACTATTAAGATTGATTCATTCTTTTAACTTATATTTTTTAATTCATTTGCATAATTGGTTACTGTAATAATCGAAAGTATTGCTTTTAATCAACACAAAGTACCGAATACAAGGAAAAACCCAACTATATAAATGTTACAAATTTCAGTTCTATTCGAATTTTTATTAATAGTGTTATTGTATATATTTAATTTTGCCATAGATTAGTAAAACTTTAGCACATTTTACGAGATTTTCTGAGTCAGGTAAATCAGTATAGCGGTATTTCGAGTGTAAATTCATTGTTTATTTAATTTTTAATAAATTTACCTTTAAAAATTAAATGGTTTAGTACAAAATAATTTATTGGAACAATAACAATTACAGGTGCTAATTTTGCAATTCTTGGATCAATTCCTGATGCGACTAAAAAATTGATAATTGAGGTAGAAATTATCCACCAAAAAATAAGATTAAGAAGATACTTCATGCCAGATTTTGAGTATTTTTCCTGACTTTTAAAAGTCCATTTGTAATGTGAGAGATAGTTGAGAGTAGTTGCTACTGTTGCTGATAAAAAGTTTGAGATATAAACAGAATGTGTTATTCCATATAGCAAAATAAACAACAAATAATCTATTGCAGTAGTCGTAATGCCAACAAGACTCCATCGAAGCATCGAATAATTGAAGTACTTATCTTTCACTAGTTTTAGATTCATCAATTCCTAACTTTTTGATTCTTTAAATGGTGGCTGAGGCCGGGATCGAACCGGCGACCTAACGATTTTCAGTCGTTCGCTCATACCAACTGAGCTACTCAGCCAATCAAAGTGCAGTTAAGCACTTGCGACCCAGACGGGACTTGAACCCGCGACCTCCGCCGTGACAGGGCGGCGCGCTAACCAACTGCGCTACTGGGCCTTACTTTCAAAGCTGAGAATTTAACTCAACTTCGACGCGTCCCCAACGGGATTTGAACCCGTGTTAACGCCGTGAAAGGGCGACGTCCTAGGCCACTAGACGATGGGGACCAGAAGGAGAAGGGTATCGGGCAAAGAGTGCTTATCAAAACTAATTAAATGGGAAGATTTATGCATGAAAATTACTTCTAACTGCGGCCAAGAGGTAATCCATAAAGCAGCTATGGCATTAATAGATGGAAATTTAGTCGCTTTCCCAACGGAGACCGTTTACGGCTTGGGCGTCGATGCCACTAATGAAACAGCGGTAAGTAGGTTGTATAAGGTCAAGAATAGACCAACTACTCACCCATTAATTGTTCACATTTCCTCAGTAAATCTCTTATCAAAATGGGCGGTGGAAGTTCCAGAGTACGCACTTGAACTAGGTGAGAAATTTTGGCCAGGGCCCATGACTTTGATAGTCAAAAGAAGTGAGTTAGCACAGGATTTTATTACTGG
The Candidatus Nanopelagicus limnes DNA segment above includes these coding regions:
- a CDS encoding TlpA family protein disulfide reductase — translated: MKKFSFLLITTLLISGCTSPTKVSSPGVVTSCDQIRLLESADKSVLMRCLDGSGEINFHKIKGPLLINVWGSWCEGCKQEMPYFVELYQSQLFKNGQIQMLGINVEEKSNKDAIDYIQKSGMSWPNLEDSSGVSKSIFGPGVPVTWFIDENGKNIETKIGAYTNKKQLFNQVEKAFGVKL
- a CDS encoding CvpA family protein, which produces MNYFDLLIVLVLLIAFYSGYKNGLIKTIFRTAGYVAGGVAGLALAVKYLATWESQTQKVAFALLAIFIGASIGEFLLGKIGSLFRKILFVPPFKLIDSLVGAAISTLRAAFILYLVATLLVFSSWSIADKYIKPSKLYDYSDSHLPSVMNEVKSEIVKLLEKVN
- the acs gene encoding acetate--CoA ligase, yielding MSSESFENLSYEDRTFLPSQTFIDNANAKSDIYKEADTDRLAFWEKQANRLHWNQKWNQVVDWQLPFAKWFIGGKLNASYNCLDRHVIEGRGDRVAFYFEGEPGDTQTITYADLLSKVCKAANALKELGIKQGDRVAIYMPMIPEAAIAMLACARLGAMHSVVFGGFSADSLLSRIQDADASLVITADGGFRKGAPFALKPAVDEALKGETNVKNVLVVKRTGQETKFDTSKDIWWHELVDKQSGKHECEFFDSENGLFILYTSGTTAKPKGVYHTTGGYLTQAAFTHHAVFDLKTEKDIYWCTADIGWITGHSYVVYGPLINGATQLIYEGTPDTPSKGRLFELIEKYKVSILYTAPTLIRTWMKWGDEYPNKSNLSSLRLLGSVGEPINPEAWMWYREVIGKNNCPIVDTWWQTETGAIMISPLPGVTATKPGSAMKALPGISAEVVDDEGKAVGNGRGGYLVLTKPWPSMMRGVWNEPIRYKETYWSRFEGVYFAGDGAKLDKDGAIWLLGRVDDVMNVSGHRISTTEVESALVSHDVIAEAAVVGAKDEMTGQGIVAFVILRGGIESATGDALVKELRDHVAKQIGPIAKPRQIMVVAELPKTRSGKIMRRLLRDVAENRVVGDSTTLADPNVMKLISEGLKTGKSED
- a CDS encoding adenylosuccinate synthase, with amino-acid sequence MPAVVLLGAQWGDEGKGKATDLLGDRVDYVVRYQGGNNAGHTVVIGDQKYALHLLPSGILSPNVVPVIGNGVVIDPAVLLEEIKGLNERGINTSKLKISTNAHLITPYHRTIDKVSERFLGKSKIGTTGRGIGPAYADKINRIGIRVQDLFDQSILKQKIEAALHDKNQILVKVFNRKGITVDEVINEYLGYAEILKPYVTDTSLLLDQALQQGKVVLLEGSQGTLLDVDHGTYPFVTSSNPTAGGASTGSGIGPTKITRVIGILKAYTTRVGSGPFPTELFDEDGEALRKIGGEVGVTTGRNRRCGWFDAPIARYAVRVNGLTDFFLTKLDVLTGWEKIPVCVAYEIDGKRVDELPASQSDFHHAKPIYEHLPGWKESISKARSVADLPKNAQEYVKFLEKISGAPMSAIGVGPGRDETIVVRDLIK
- the purB gene encoding adenylosuccinate lyase gives rise to the protein MSITPNVLATRYATKEMVAIFDPINKIINERKFWITILKLQQKAGLPITDSDVKAYEKVIEKVDLDSIDKREMKTRHDVKARIEEFNALAGVEKIHIGLTSRDLTENIELIQIRAGLELIEFRVLQTLFLLGEKISKYEKTYMVGRSHNVAAQVTTLGKRFASCAEELLFAHAALQELIARLPLRGIKGPVGTSQDALDAMGKDFANLEKSIADEFGFENTWASVGQIYPRSVDFEVVSKLLQIASAPSSMATTIRLMAGSGLVSEGFKAGQVGSSAMPHKMNSRSSERISGMMVLLRGYNNMAADLAGDQWNEGDVSCSVVRRVVIPDSFYVLDGLLQTFMTILQEFGAFEEKIKDELDEQLPLLATTKLLMECVKAGMGRELAHQVIKKHSTITAPRELFAAIASEKEFPLSLDQMNKLIQNPSDFAGLSIEQTNKVKDMIKSQINGKISKVELTDLR
- a CDS encoding sterol carrier family protein, whose protein sequence is MSQDSDIKSQVKKILKVVEQIAPGKLVELRIPPYAAIQCVEGGNHRRGTPPNVVEMASETLINLVKEPANWETFCNQGLISASGTSSNLSQLFEEVSKLMESLNGGING
- a CDS encoding DUF3073 domain-containing protein; amino-acid sequence: MGRGRSKAKQTKVARDLKYSNQDMDLERLAKELHGEVKNDASFDDEDPYSEGSNTTRA
- a CDS encoding BldC family transcriptional regulator produces the protein MNSDHEVLLTPAEVASLFRVDPKTVTRWAKSGKLTSIRTLGGHRRYKESEVKALLLKTTSNS
- a CDS encoding DUF5302 family protein codes for the protein MSQEKNTGEDAKAKMLAALAKKQKGSNSGKSAGPTSGSKVGSGQTGGSAPKMHRRKSGSA
- a CDS encoding glycosyltransferase family 4 protein: MGITNTEYFLLFVVSYLFVGVLTPVMRKIAIATDVVDRPNSSHKSHKKPVPYLGGVAIIIGVITVSYSASLFSQFTSSTFWLATSVLGPALLLGLIGLWDDIKNLPPLPRFIAQTLAGVFTASILIITDNIGNPTGSSIFDSIITVVWIVGICNSINFFDNLDGGAAGTVAISSIALAYLALNGDQYLIAALSVVTAGSTLGFLVWNKSPAKIYMGDAGALFLGVLLATLTVRFEPTAQTQIGSFMIPVFLLAIPILDTTVAVLSRIRRHLSPFQGGQDHLSHRLIRSGFSRKQSAFILWTLSAFFAGFSMMLSKQFLFNDISVVGIGIVLLVILLFVFFKQRDS